A stretch of DNA from Aliarcobacter thereius LMG 24486:
GCACCAGCTGCTACAACTTCATCTGGATTTACACCTTTATTTAAATCTTTTCCAAAGAAATCTCTTACAACTTGGTTTGCTTTTGGTAATCTTGTAGATCCACCAACCATGATAATTTCATTAATTTCACCTTTATCAAGACCTGAATCTTTTAAAGCAACTTTAATATGATTTAGTGTTTCATTGATTAATTTTTCAGTCATTGCTTCAAATTTTGCTCTTGTTAAAGATTTAACTAAGTGTACAGGACCTGCATTTCCCATAGAGATAAATGGTAAATTAATCTCTGTACTCTCAGCTGAACTTAGTTCTTTTTTAGCATTTTCAGCAGCATCTTTTAATCTTTGAAGAGCCATTTTGTCATTTTTTATATCAAATCCATTTTCACTTTTAAACTCTTCTGCTAACCAATCAATAATTGCATTATCAAAATCATCTCCACCTAAGAAAGCATTTCCATCTGTTGAAAGAACTTCAAATGTTCCATCACCTATTTCTAATACTGTAACGTCAAATGTTCCTCCACCAAAGTCATAAACTAAAACTTTCTCTTCACCTTTTTTATCAAGTCCATAAGCTAAAGAAGCTGCTGTTGGCTCATTTATAATTCTTAATACATTTAATCCAGCAATAGTTCCAGCTTCTTGAGTAGCTTTTCTTTGTGCATCATTAAAATATGCAGGAACAGTAATAACAGCATCTGTAACTTTTGCTCCTAAATACTCTTCAGCATCAGCTTTTAATTTTCCTAAAATTTTTGCAGAAATCTCTTGCGGAGTATAAACTTTTCCACCAATTTCAACAGCTGCTGCTCCATTTCTATCAACAATTTTATATCCAACTTTTGATTGTGCTTCTTTAGCATTCTCTTCATTCATCATTAAACCCATAATTCTTTTAATAGAATATATTGTTTTTTCTGGATTTGTAATTGCTTGTCTTTTTGCTGGATCTCCAACTAAAACATCACCTTTGTCTGTATATGCAACAATTGATGGAGTTGTATTTTTTCCCTCTTTATTTGGAATAATTTTTGCTTCACCATTCTCATAAACAGCAACACAAGAGTTTGTTGTTCCTAAATCTATACCTATAACTTTACTCATTTTTTTTCCTTTTATTAAGTTTTAAATCTATTATTAATAGTTTTATGACATTACGGTCAATATTTTAGTTTGCTATACTAACCATTGCAGGTCTTAAAAGCCTATCTTTTAAAACATAACCTTTTTGTAACTCAGCTACAATTTCACCTGTTTTGTGATTTTCGCTATCTACTTGCATAACAGCATTATGAAAGTTTGGATCAAATTCGCCATCTGTTTCTACTTTACTTACTCCATGTTTTTCAAAAGTGCTTAAAAAACTTTTAATTGTAAGCTCTATTCCCTCTTTTATTTTTGGAAGTAACTCTTCTGCTTTAATATCAGCTTCTGAAGATTTAAGAGCCATTTCAAGAGTATCTAATGGTGTTAAAATATCTTTTGCAAACTTTTCACTTGCATAATCTATTGCCATAAATTTCTCTTTTTCTAATCTTTTTTTGATATTCTCAAAATCAGCATGAACTCTTAAAAACTTCTCTTCACTTTGCTTTAGTTCTTCTTGAAGTTTTGCAATAATATCTTCAGAACTCTCCTCTTTTTTCTCTTCACACTCTTTATTTTCACAACAATTTTCAGATTTCTCAATCTCTTGTTCTACTTGTTCTTCTATTTTTTCTTCTATTTTCTCACTCAAGTTTTACTCCTTAAAAATTTGTAATTTGTTCAAAAAAGTATTCATAATCTTTTGATAACTCACCAACAATAAACATCTTATAATCTTCATTATTGATTTTGCAGAATTTACATATTCCAATATAATTTTGAGGTAACAAACCATCAAAATATAGACCTTCTTTCAAATCTTCCATAATATTTCCCTTAAGAAATCTATTAATTGTAAACTCATCAAAATCATAATTTAAAGCTAAATTTAAAAACTCTTTATAGTTAAATATTTCAAAATCATTTTGCAAAGATTGTTTTATTGCATTATATAATTCATATGCTCCAACATCTTTTGAAATTTTTAGAATTTCATCTAAAGAGATTTGTAAAAAATCACTCAAAAATTTGTATAAAGCTTGACTATACTTTATACTAACTGCAAAATTTGTAAACTCTAAAATGATATATCTACTCTCAACATTTATAATATTCTCTAAGATATCACTTCTTTCTTTTTGTAAAAAAATTGTTAATCCAATATTTTTTGCAAAATGTTCTAAAGCTTTGATATTTATACCTTTAAGCTTGAAATTTAATCTTCCTATCCAATACTGTTTTAAAGCTTCATTTGTAGGAGTTCTTCCACTACTTACATGTTCTTGAGCTAAAAAACCTTCATCTCCAAGCTTTTTAAAATATCCTCTTATTGTTGCAGTTGAATACTCTAGATCATACATAGATTTCAGCTCTTTTGAACCTATTGGCTCAAGATGCTCAATATATGCTTTTATTATAGATTGTAGTAAAAACTCTTTTTTATCTATCATAAACCTGCTCTTTATTTAAATTTTAGCACTCTATAACTTTAACTGCTAAAGAATTATAACAAAGTGAGTGAATGTTTGTCAAGTATTGTATTGTGAAAATTTTAATATTTTAAAGTTTTATCTTCTAAATGATATGTTTTTGAGACTAACTTATCTAAAAAAGCTTGTTTATGAGACACTATTATCATTGATTTTTCTGTATTATTTAAAATTTCTAAAACTCTCTTTTCACTACTTTCATCTAAGTCATTTGTAGGTTCATCAAGAAGTAATATCTCAGGCTCTTTAACCAAAATAGCTGCTAATGCTACAATTTTTTTCTCTCCTCCACTTAATTCATAGATTACTCTATTTTCTAAATGAAGAATATCTAGTTTTTTTAAGATATCTATACTTTTTTTATATGCTTCCTCTTTATTAATTCCAAGAGTTCTTAAAGAGAACATAACATCTTCAATTACACTAATAGTTAAAAAAAAGCTATTTATATTTTGTGGTAAATATGCTATTTTATCTCTAAACTTTTCAAAATCATCACTACTATTTATTCTATTGTGAAAAAGTTCAATAGTTCCAGCTGATGGAGTTTGTAATCCTGCTATAATTTTTAATAATGTAGTTTTACCTACACCATTTTTCCCAATAATTGCTATCTTTTCTTTATGCTTTAAATCAATTATTACATTTTCAAACAATACATAATCATCTTTTTTATATGAAATATTTTTTAAATTTATTGAACAACTCATAAAACTACCTTCACTAAAAGTATAATAATCAATAGTACTACTAAAATAAAATCTAAAATTTTGAAACTATTTTCATAGTTTAAAAAAATCTCATCTTTAAAAGCTCTTATTTTAAAAGTATCTTTTAAACTTTCACTATTTTTAATAGTTTTTATAAAAAGGATTCCAAAAATATTTCCATATGTTTTGTATGTAAATATATCTGTTCTTGCTTTAAAATTTCTAGCTTTTAAAGACTCTTTTATACTTTTTAATTCAAGATTTAAATCAAAAATAAACTTAACTGTAAAATATAAAATAGAGTTAATTTTTTTTGGAAATCTCAATATCATAAAAGCTTTTACAATATCAAACCCACTTGAAGAGTAAAAAAGTAAAAGATTAAACAGAAGTATAAAATTTACTTTGAAGAACAGTTCTAAAGCTTCATTTATATTACTTTCAAAATATAAAAAAAGAGCCAATACAACTATAAAGATATTTAAAAATAGTAATTTCTTTAAAATATTTATAATATTTTTATAGTTTAAATATATAAGGAAAATTATTGGAAGTATAAAAAAAAGTTCAAATTTTGAGAAACTCAAAATCAAACTAAATCCAACTGCACTCAATAAAGAGATAGCTGGGTTTAGTCTCAACTTTTAACTCTCTTTATAATTAAAAATATCAAAGATATTAAAATCAAACCAAAAACAATTTTGAATATTTCAAAATAGTTTAATTGCTCTTCTAAAACCTCTATTTTATTCTTTAGTAAACTATTTTCTTCTATTAAATCTTTAAGCTTTTTATCTTCTATTTTTTCTTCAATTATATTTTCATTTTTTATTTTTAAAGATTCTATCTCTTTAGTCACAATATGAGAACTTCCAGCATCAACTGTCACTTTAAAATACTCATTTGAACCTTTATAAATATATTCTCCATTATCATTTAATCTATCTTCAAGAACTAATCTATCTTTTGTCTCTATTTTAAACTTACAGTTTTTACATGGCTTTGCATTTGCAAAATATGAGTTTATGTATAAACTATCATCTTTTATATCTAAATACATATTTATCTTATGAGCAAATAAAAATATAGGCAAAACTAAAATTAAAAAAATTCTCATATATTTAATCCTTTAAATAGATTTGGCATCGCTTTTTTTACATATAAAAATAAGAAAAGTGTGATTAAAGCTTCTAATATCATAGTTGGTATATTTACTATAATTATAGAATATGCAGCATTTTTATACTCTTCTTTTGAAAAAATCAGAAGTATAAACATAATAATTGTAGGAATAAGTACTCCAATAAAACCAATTAAAAAGAATTTAACTTTTTCATTTAGTTTTTTAAGAATCTCTATTTTAAATAACAAAAATACCAAATATGCAGGAACAGCTATAATCAAAATATTTGCTCCTATAGAACTTAATCCACCATATCCCAAAAGTAAAGCTTGAAGAATAAGTGCAATTGATATAGAAAATATTGCAATACTTCCTAAAAATATTCCAATAAAACCTACAAGCATTAGATGAATTTGAGTAAAACCAAAAGGAATATGAATAAATGAAGCTATAAAAAATAAAGCACTAAACGAAGATGCCAATGCTATTTTATCATTTGATAAATTTTTAAAAGAGTAAACTAAAAAACCAAAAGCTACAGCTGTACTAACTGCTGTAACCTCAAGGCTTAAAACACCATCACTAATATGCATATTAGTGTGCTTTTATCCAAATTAATGCACCATTTTCAATAGGATATTTTTTTCCATTTAGCTCTTTTTCATTTTCTACCATTAAACCAGCAAATCCCCACCAACCTTTTTGGTTCATAACAAAAGAGAAAACTCCATTTTTATCTGTTTTTACAGTTTGAGTAGTATGCATTTCTGTTGGAGCTTTAATACCAGCTTCATTGTATAGTTCAACCTCAACACTAATATTAGCTTGTGGTTTTCCATCTTTTAGAAAAACTCCTTGAAAAAGATTTCCAGAGTATAAAGCAAATGGTTTTGTAAGAGGGACAATCTCATATTTTAAACCAATTGGCTCATCCCATCCTTCTTGTACACCAAATGAACTAACTATAACTTTTGGAACATGGCTGATAAATAGATCTTCTGCTTCCTCAAAATACGGCTCTGGTTGTACAAAAAACTTATAAACACCTGGTGTTTTAATCTCATAACTTGTAGTCCAAGCTTTGTGATCAAACTTTTTTGTCTCCGTTAAAGGCAATGAGTTTTTAGTACTATTTACAAAAATTCCTTTTGGTTTTTCCATATTCATACCACTTTGATCAAAAGGGTGAATAAACATAGTATCTAATTCTATTTTTGCATCTTTTTTATCTTCAACATTGTCCGTACTTGGAAGAAGAGTTAAGAA
This window harbors:
- the dnaK gene encoding molecular chaperone DnaK; the encoded protein is MSKVIGIDLGTTNSCVAVYENGEAKIIPNKEGKNTTPSIVAYTDKGDVLVGDPAKRQAITNPEKTIYSIKRIMGLMMNEENAKEAQSKVGYKIVDRNGAAAVEIGGKVYTPQEISAKILGKLKADAEEYLGAKVTDAVITVPAYFNDAQRKATQEAGTIAGLNVLRIINEPTAASLAYGLDKKGEEKVLVYDFGGGTFDVTVLEIGDGTFEVLSTDGNAFLGGDDFDNAIIDWLAEEFKSENGFDIKNDKMALQRLKDAAENAKKELSSAESTEINLPFISMGNAGPVHLVKSLTRAKFEAMTEKLINETLNHIKVALKDSGLDKGEINEIIMVGGSTRLPKANQVVRDFFGKDLNKGVNPDEVVAAGAAVQAGVLRGDVKDVLLLDVTPLSLGIETLGGVMTKLIEKGTTIPVKKSQVFSTADDNQPAVSIHVSQGEREFAKDNKSLGMFELSDIPAAPRGVPQIEVTFDIDANGVLNVSAKDKGTGKENTITISGSSGLSDDEIAKMVAEAEANKDADAKKKALIEIRNQADAMLHSTKKTLEENENAISEEEKKAIIDAAAELEEILKDDNATKEQIEEKLKVLTEKSHKLAEAMYKKEGEAAQGGQANQKSKKDDDVIDAEVE
- the grpE gene encoding nucleotide exchange factor GrpE; the encoded protein is MSEKIEEKIEEQVEQEIEKSENCCENKECEEKKEESSEDIIAKLQEELKQSEEKFLRVHADFENIKKRLEKEKFMAIDYASEKFAKDILTPLDTLEMALKSSEADIKAEELLPKIKEGIELTIKSFLSTFEKHGVSKVETDGEFDPNFHNAVMQVDSENHKTGEIVAELQKGYVLKDRLLRPAMVSIAN
- a CDS encoding heat-shock protein, translating into MIDKKEFLLQSIIKAYIEHLEPIGSKELKSMYDLEYSTATIRGYFKKLGDEGFLAQEHVSSGRTPTNEALKQYWIGRLNFKLKGINIKALEHFAKNIGLTIFLQKERSDILENIINVESRYIILEFTNFAVSIKYSQALYKFLSDFLQISLDEILKISKDVGAYELYNAIKQSLQNDFEIFNYKEFLNLALNYDFDEFTINRFLKGNIMEDLKEGLYFDGLLPQNYIGICKFCKINNEDYKMFIVGELSKDYEYFFEQITNF
- a CDS encoding energy-coupling factor ABC transporter ATP-binding protein; amino-acid sequence: MSCSINLKNISYKKDDYVLFENVIIDLKHKEKIAIIGKNGVGKTTLLKIIAGLQTPSAGTIELFHNRINSSDDFEKFRDKIAYLPQNINSFFLTISVIEDVMFSLRTLGINKEEAYKKSIDILKKLDILHLENRVIYELSGGEKKIVALAAILVKEPEILLLDEPTNDLDESSEKRVLEILNNTEKSMIIVSHKQAFLDKLVSKTYHLEDKTLKY
- a CDS encoding energy-coupling factor transporter transmembrane component T family protein, yielding MRLNPAISLLSAVGFSLILSFSKFELFFILPIIFLIYLNYKNIINILKKLLFLNIFIVVLALFLYFESNINEALELFFKVNFILLFNLLLFYSSSGFDIVKAFMILRFPKKINSILYFTVKFIFDLNLELKSIKESLKARNFKARTDIFTYKTYGNIFGILFIKTIKNSESLKDTFKIRAFKDEIFLNYENSFKILDFILVVLLIIILLVKVVL
- a CDS encoding CbiM family transporter gives rise to the protein MHISDGVLSLEVTAVSTAVAFGFLVYSFKNLSNDKIALASSFSALFFIASFIHIPFGFTQIHLMLVGFIGIFLGSIAIFSISIALILQALLLGYGGLSSIGANILIIAVPAYLVFLLFKIEILKKLNEKVKFFLIGFIGVLIPTIIMFILLIFSKEEYKNAAYSIIIVNIPTMILEALITLFLFLYVKKAMPNLFKGLNI
- a CDS encoding DUF4198 domain-containing protein; this encodes MKKIISLLALASLFANAHFLTLLPSTDNVEDKKDAKIELDTMFIHPFDQSGMNMEKPKGIFVNSTKNSLPLTETKKFDHKAWTTSYEIKTPGVYKFFVQPEPYFEEAEDLFISHVPKVIVSSFGVQEGWDEPIGLKYEIVPLTKPFALYSGNLFQGVFLKDGKPQANISVEVELYNEAGIKAPTEMHTTQTVKTDKNGVFSFVMNQKGWWGFAGLMVENEKELNGKKYPIENGALIWIKAH